In one Serinus canaria isolate serCan28SL12 chromosome 2, serCan2020, whole genome shotgun sequence genomic region, the following are encoded:
- the ZNF438 gene encoding zinc finger protein 438 isoform X1, whose protein sequence is MQNPLTVSAGGVFLHANPAEKHCVQQSMLGQQKQETWAGKTVSTDKQKSPSDIIQSFQKKSQFRTIAPKMVPKILTSGVVSCLQSSLPEPMTPISASGSKPLVVPAQNYAVMQVAAHKGTFSLLAVPCVAPALTQQVQQSTVAPSENLKLPIPRYQSVRNKLLSHKKPAQISGLSARNKIPTRALISSQTSPMTTLHEECPETHCSSDSTEQGMIIDCDSAEIGVSTLVNKSNCVESRSLLMNKAKIASNNISGPSVVEDSLSKPASTTNPMKLSLHSVKTASETTRESLLTSEKLKEKPTNSANPVTVLSPAVFGSTIQMTPSAPKGKLPILPYSRMKNSVFCKSKQNINVMDIPGHSLKSECEKIPSLMKTTAFDKQFDVSFTQVPKQSIRENTFSPSSKEDDVGSLKKLSSATSKRRGRKKRAPEDLLAFQAKRRKCIINKFREGRERAKVDIQVPEDNKAEAVKRYRSIRPKPVVVVQAFAPLTPAAIVETPSREQDSFLNGSLTNKCVSSKPSDATSAKSSDLSRNTRSAVPKALHRCHVCNHTFQFKHHLQDHMNTHTSRRPYSCRICRKAYIHSGSLSTHMKLHHNEGKSKKLVCCEFCAKVFGHAKVYFGHLREVHRVVISTEPYTSEQQVQDTLKKRDRNIKEAEEAAERGNKCNFEDLFHNPGGVKLQVKCGRCQFIAESFGEMKFHLLCCHGEEIQGRVKEGVLQGSRGTKGKLVKHTTLVWKQHNERRHLAKCSARQEELYNVPKPKRQMYFHHQNNVNIVPKSEPTQSGSSEASKEMQNVGFGTQRKKIEFWSKAGYNCILCKQLFGRKEDLCHHWQSHHNCEDPSTLWTIFTLVSKQGIIELSGNGEY, encoded by the exons ATGCAGAATCCGTTAACAGTTTCTGCAG gtggtgtttttttgcATGCTAATCCTGCAGAGAAACATTGCGTCCAACAAAGTATGCTGGGTCAGCAAAAGCAAGAAACTTGGGCTGGAAAGACAGTATCCACAG ATAAACAGAAATCCCCTTCGGACATAATACaaagttttcagaagaaaagtcaGTTTAGGACCATTGCTCCAAAAATGGTACCAAAAATTTTAACATCTGGAGTGGTTTCTTGCCTTCAGTCATCTTTGCCTGAGCCAATGACACCAATTTCAGCCTCAGGTTCGAAGCCCCTGGTGGTGCCAGCTCAGAACTATGCTGTCATGCAGGTGGCTGCTCACAAGGGCACATTTTCCCTGTTGGCTGTGCCGTGTGTTGCGCCTGCCCTAACTCAGCAAGTTCAGCAGTCGACTGTGGCCCCCTCTGAAAACTTAAAGCTGCCCATCCCCAGGTACCAATCTGTAAGAAATAAATTGCTGAGTCacaaaaaaccagcacaaatcTCTGGTTTGAGTGCACGCAACAAGATTCCTACCAGAGCACTGATCTCATCACAGACTTCCCCCATGACTACTCTACATGAAGAATGTCCTGAAACTCATTGTAGTTCTGATTCAACTGAGCAAGGGATGATAATAGACTGTGACTCAGCTGAAATTGGAGTTTCCACATTAGTGAATAAAAGCAATTGTGTGGAATCTAGATCTCTTTTAATGAACAAAGCTAAAATTGCTAGCAATAATATTTCTGGACCATCTGTAGTTGAAGACTCTCTGTCCAAGCCAGCAAGTACAACTAATCCCATGAAACTAAGTCTACACTCTGTGAAGACAGCATCGGAAACCACAAGAGAGTCACTCCTGACATCTGAGAAACTaaaggaaaaacccacaaattcTGCAAATCCTGTTACTGTCTTGTCACCAGCGGTTTTTGGCAGTACAATTCAGATGACTCCATCAGCACCAAAAGGAAAACTTCCTATTTTGCCTTACTCCAGaatgaaaaattcagtgttCTGTAAATCTAAGCAGAATATTAATGTTATGGACATACCTGGTCATTCACTAAAATCTGAATGTGAAAAGATACCATCTTTGATGAAAACCACAGCCTTTGATAAGCAATTTGATGTATCATTTACACAAGTCCCCAAACAATCCATTAGAGAAAACACCTTCTCTCCATCCAGCAAAGAGGATGATGTCGGCAGTCTTAAAAAATTGAGCAGTGCAACCTCTAAaagaagaggcaggaaaaaaagagcccCGGAAGATTTATTGGCTTTTCAGGCCAAGCGGAGGAAATGCATCATTAATAAGTttagagaaggaagagagagggCAAAGGTTGATATTCAGGTGCCTGAAGACAATAAGGCAGAAGCAGTGAAAAGATACCGCAGTATCAGACCAAAACCAGTGGTGGTTGTGCAGGCGTTCGCACCACTGACTCCTGCAGCAATCGTAGAGACACCGTCTCGTGAGCAGGACTCATTTTTAAATGGTTCACTCACCAATAAATGTGTGAGTTCCAAGCCCAGTGATGCTACATCAGCTAAATCAAGTGATCTAAGCAGAAATACACGTTCAGCCGTCCCTAAGGCGCTGCACAGGTGCCATGTTTGTAACCATACATTCCAGTTCAAGCACCATCTCCAGGACCACATGAACACGCACACGAGCAGGCGGCCCTACAGCTGCAGGATCTGCAGGAAGGCATATATCCATTCTGGGAGCCTGAGCACCCATATGAAGCTTCATCACAATGAAGGCAAATCCAAAAAGCTGGTGTGCTGTGAATTCTGTGCTAAAGTTTTTGGCCATGCAAAAGTGTACTTTGGCCACCTCAGAGAAGTCCACAGGGTTGTTATCAGCACAGAGCCCTACACTAGCGAGCAACAGGTTCAAGATACTTTAAAGAAGAGAGACAGGAATATAAAAGAGGCagaagaagctgcagagag GGGAAATAAGTGCAATTTTGAGGACCTGTTCCATAACCCGGGAGGAGTGAAATTACAGGTCAAATGTGGTCGATGCCAGTTTATTGCAGAGTCTTTTGGTGAAATGAAGTTTCACTTATTGTGCTGTCATGGAGAAGAGATTCAGGGAAGAGTGAAGGAAGGGGTTTTGCAAGGAAGCAGAGGAACAAAGGGGAAACTGGTCAAGCATACAACCCTCGTGTGGAAACAGCACAATGAGAGAAGACATTTAGCAAAGTGCAGTGCCCGTCAGGAGGAGCTGTATAATGTTCCAAAACCAAAGAGACAGATGTATTTCCACCACCAAAATAATGTCAATATAGTACCTAAAAGTGAACCAACCCAGTCAGGAAGTAGTGAAGCCTCTAAGGAGATGCAAAATGTGGGGTTTggcacacaaaggaaaaaaatagaattttggTCTAAAGCGGGCTATAACTGCATCTTATGCAAACAGTTatttggaaggaaagaagaTCTTTGTCATCATTGGCAGAGTCATCATAATTGTGAAGACCCTTCCACTTTATGGACAATTTTTACTTTGGTATCAAAACAAGGAATTATTGAACTTTCTGGAAATGGTGAATATTGA
- the ZNF438 gene encoding zinc finger protein 438 isoform X3 — MQNPLTVSADKQKSPSDIIQSFQKKSQFRTIAPKMVPKILTSGVVSCLQSSLPEPMTPISASGSKPLVVPAQNYAVMQVAAHKGTFSLLAVPCVAPALTQQVQQSTVAPSENLKLPIPRYQSVRNKLLSHKKPAQISGLSARNKIPTRALISSQTSPMTTLHEECPETHCSSDSTEQGMIIDCDSAEIGVSTLVNKSNCVESRSLLMNKAKIASNNISGPSVVEDSLSKPASTTNPMKLSLHSVKTASETTRESLLTSEKLKEKPTNSANPVTVLSPAVFGSTIQMTPSAPKGKLPILPYSRMKNSVFCKSKQNINVMDIPGHSLKSECEKIPSLMKTTAFDKQFDVSFTQVPKQSIRENTFSPSSKEDDVGSLKKLSSATSKRRGRKKRAPEDLLAFQAKRRKCIINKFREGRERAKVDIQVPEDNKAEAVKRYRSIRPKPVVVVQAFAPLTPAAIVETPSREQDSFLNGSLTNKCVSSKPSDATSAKSSDLSRNTRSAVPKALHRCHVCNHTFQFKHHLQDHMNTHTSRRPYSCRICRKAYIHSGSLSTHMKLHHNEGKSKKLVCCEFCAKVFGHAKVYFGHLREVHRVVISTEPYTSEQQVQDTLKKRDRNIKEAEEAAERGNKCNFEDLFHNPGGVKLQVKCGRCQFIAESFGEMKFHLLCCHGEEIQGRVKEGVLQGSRGTKGKLVKHTTLVWKQHNERRHLAKCSARQEELYNVPKPKRQMYFHHQNNVNIVPKSEPTQSGSSEASKEMQNVGFGTQRKKIEFWSKAGYNCILCKQLFGRKEDLCHHWQSHHNCEDPSTLWTIFTLVSKQGIIELSGNGEY, encoded by the exons ATGCAGAATCCGTTAACAGTTTCTGCAG ATAAACAGAAATCCCCTTCGGACATAATACaaagttttcagaagaaaagtcaGTTTAGGACCATTGCTCCAAAAATGGTACCAAAAATTTTAACATCTGGAGTGGTTTCTTGCCTTCAGTCATCTTTGCCTGAGCCAATGACACCAATTTCAGCCTCAGGTTCGAAGCCCCTGGTGGTGCCAGCTCAGAACTATGCTGTCATGCAGGTGGCTGCTCACAAGGGCACATTTTCCCTGTTGGCTGTGCCGTGTGTTGCGCCTGCCCTAACTCAGCAAGTTCAGCAGTCGACTGTGGCCCCCTCTGAAAACTTAAAGCTGCCCATCCCCAGGTACCAATCTGTAAGAAATAAATTGCTGAGTCacaaaaaaccagcacaaatcTCTGGTTTGAGTGCACGCAACAAGATTCCTACCAGAGCACTGATCTCATCACAGACTTCCCCCATGACTACTCTACATGAAGAATGTCCTGAAACTCATTGTAGTTCTGATTCAACTGAGCAAGGGATGATAATAGACTGTGACTCAGCTGAAATTGGAGTTTCCACATTAGTGAATAAAAGCAATTGTGTGGAATCTAGATCTCTTTTAATGAACAAAGCTAAAATTGCTAGCAATAATATTTCTGGACCATCTGTAGTTGAAGACTCTCTGTCCAAGCCAGCAAGTACAACTAATCCCATGAAACTAAGTCTACACTCTGTGAAGACAGCATCGGAAACCACAAGAGAGTCACTCCTGACATCTGAGAAACTaaaggaaaaacccacaaattcTGCAAATCCTGTTACTGTCTTGTCACCAGCGGTTTTTGGCAGTACAATTCAGATGACTCCATCAGCACCAAAAGGAAAACTTCCTATTTTGCCTTACTCCAGaatgaaaaattcagtgttCTGTAAATCTAAGCAGAATATTAATGTTATGGACATACCTGGTCATTCACTAAAATCTGAATGTGAAAAGATACCATCTTTGATGAAAACCACAGCCTTTGATAAGCAATTTGATGTATCATTTACACAAGTCCCCAAACAATCCATTAGAGAAAACACCTTCTCTCCATCCAGCAAAGAGGATGATGTCGGCAGTCTTAAAAAATTGAGCAGTGCAACCTCTAAaagaagaggcaggaaaaaaagagcccCGGAAGATTTATTGGCTTTTCAGGCCAAGCGGAGGAAATGCATCATTAATAAGTttagagaaggaagagagagggCAAAGGTTGATATTCAGGTGCCTGAAGACAATAAGGCAGAAGCAGTGAAAAGATACCGCAGTATCAGACCAAAACCAGTGGTGGTTGTGCAGGCGTTCGCACCACTGACTCCTGCAGCAATCGTAGAGACACCGTCTCGTGAGCAGGACTCATTTTTAAATGGTTCACTCACCAATAAATGTGTGAGTTCCAAGCCCAGTGATGCTACATCAGCTAAATCAAGTGATCTAAGCAGAAATACACGTTCAGCCGTCCCTAAGGCGCTGCACAGGTGCCATGTTTGTAACCATACATTCCAGTTCAAGCACCATCTCCAGGACCACATGAACACGCACACGAGCAGGCGGCCCTACAGCTGCAGGATCTGCAGGAAGGCATATATCCATTCTGGGAGCCTGAGCACCCATATGAAGCTTCATCACAATGAAGGCAAATCCAAAAAGCTGGTGTGCTGTGAATTCTGTGCTAAAGTTTTTGGCCATGCAAAAGTGTACTTTGGCCACCTCAGAGAAGTCCACAGGGTTGTTATCAGCACAGAGCCCTACACTAGCGAGCAACAGGTTCAAGATACTTTAAAGAAGAGAGACAGGAATATAAAAGAGGCagaagaagctgcagagag GGGAAATAAGTGCAATTTTGAGGACCTGTTCCATAACCCGGGAGGAGTGAAATTACAGGTCAAATGTGGTCGATGCCAGTTTATTGCAGAGTCTTTTGGTGAAATGAAGTTTCACTTATTGTGCTGTCATGGAGAAGAGATTCAGGGAAGAGTGAAGGAAGGGGTTTTGCAAGGAAGCAGAGGAACAAAGGGGAAACTGGTCAAGCATACAACCCTCGTGTGGAAACAGCACAATGAGAGAAGACATTTAGCAAAGTGCAGTGCCCGTCAGGAGGAGCTGTATAATGTTCCAAAACCAAAGAGACAGATGTATTTCCACCACCAAAATAATGTCAATATAGTACCTAAAAGTGAACCAACCCAGTCAGGAAGTAGTGAAGCCTCTAAGGAGATGCAAAATGTGGGGTTTggcacacaaaggaaaaaaatagaattttggTCTAAAGCGGGCTATAACTGCATCTTATGCAAACAGTTatttggaaggaaagaagaTCTTTGTCATCATTGGCAGAGTCATCATAATTGTGAAGACCCTTCCACTTTATGGACAATTTTTACTTTGGTATCAAAACAAGGAATTATTGAACTTTCTGGAAATGGTGAATATTGA
- the ZNF438 gene encoding zinc finger protein 438 isoform X2, translating to MLGQQKQETWAGKTVSTDKQKSPSDIIQSFQKKSQFRTIAPKMVPKILTSGVVSCLQSSLPEPMTPISASGSKPLVVPAQNYAVMQVAAHKGTFSLLAVPCVAPALTQQVQQSTVAPSENLKLPIPRYQSVRNKLLSHKKPAQISGLSARNKIPTRALISSQTSPMTTLHEECPETHCSSDSTEQGMIIDCDSAEIGVSTLVNKSNCVESRSLLMNKAKIASNNISGPSVVEDSLSKPASTTNPMKLSLHSVKTASETTRESLLTSEKLKEKPTNSANPVTVLSPAVFGSTIQMTPSAPKGKLPILPYSRMKNSVFCKSKQNINVMDIPGHSLKSECEKIPSLMKTTAFDKQFDVSFTQVPKQSIRENTFSPSSKEDDVGSLKKLSSATSKRRGRKKRAPEDLLAFQAKRRKCIINKFREGRERAKVDIQVPEDNKAEAVKRYRSIRPKPVVVVQAFAPLTPAAIVETPSREQDSFLNGSLTNKCVSSKPSDATSAKSSDLSRNTRSAVPKALHRCHVCNHTFQFKHHLQDHMNTHTSRRPYSCRICRKAYIHSGSLSTHMKLHHNEGKSKKLVCCEFCAKVFGHAKVYFGHLREVHRVVISTEPYTSEQQVQDTLKKRDRNIKEAEEAAERGNKCNFEDLFHNPGGVKLQVKCGRCQFIAESFGEMKFHLLCCHGEEIQGRVKEGVLQGSRGTKGKLVKHTTLVWKQHNERRHLAKCSARQEELYNVPKPKRQMYFHHQNNVNIVPKSEPTQSGSSEASKEMQNVGFGTQRKKIEFWSKAGYNCILCKQLFGRKEDLCHHWQSHHNCEDPSTLWTIFTLVSKQGIIELSGNGEY from the exons ATGCTGGGTCAGCAAAAGCAAGAAACTTGGGCTGGAAAGACAGTATCCACAG ATAAACAGAAATCCCCTTCGGACATAATACaaagttttcagaagaaaagtcaGTTTAGGACCATTGCTCCAAAAATGGTACCAAAAATTTTAACATCTGGAGTGGTTTCTTGCCTTCAGTCATCTTTGCCTGAGCCAATGACACCAATTTCAGCCTCAGGTTCGAAGCCCCTGGTGGTGCCAGCTCAGAACTATGCTGTCATGCAGGTGGCTGCTCACAAGGGCACATTTTCCCTGTTGGCTGTGCCGTGTGTTGCGCCTGCCCTAACTCAGCAAGTTCAGCAGTCGACTGTGGCCCCCTCTGAAAACTTAAAGCTGCCCATCCCCAGGTACCAATCTGTAAGAAATAAATTGCTGAGTCacaaaaaaccagcacaaatcTCTGGTTTGAGTGCACGCAACAAGATTCCTACCAGAGCACTGATCTCATCACAGACTTCCCCCATGACTACTCTACATGAAGAATGTCCTGAAACTCATTGTAGTTCTGATTCAACTGAGCAAGGGATGATAATAGACTGTGACTCAGCTGAAATTGGAGTTTCCACATTAGTGAATAAAAGCAATTGTGTGGAATCTAGATCTCTTTTAATGAACAAAGCTAAAATTGCTAGCAATAATATTTCTGGACCATCTGTAGTTGAAGACTCTCTGTCCAAGCCAGCAAGTACAACTAATCCCATGAAACTAAGTCTACACTCTGTGAAGACAGCATCGGAAACCACAAGAGAGTCACTCCTGACATCTGAGAAACTaaaggaaaaacccacaaattcTGCAAATCCTGTTACTGTCTTGTCACCAGCGGTTTTTGGCAGTACAATTCAGATGACTCCATCAGCACCAAAAGGAAAACTTCCTATTTTGCCTTACTCCAGaatgaaaaattcagtgttCTGTAAATCTAAGCAGAATATTAATGTTATGGACATACCTGGTCATTCACTAAAATCTGAATGTGAAAAGATACCATCTTTGATGAAAACCACAGCCTTTGATAAGCAATTTGATGTATCATTTACACAAGTCCCCAAACAATCCATTAGAGAAAACACCTTCTCTCCATCCAGCAAAGAGGATGATGTCGGCAGTCTTAAAAAATTGAGCAGTGCAACCTCTAAaagaagaggcaggaaaaaaagagcccCGGAAGATTTATTGGCTTTTCAGGCCAAGCGGAGGAAATGCATCATTAATAAGTttagagaaggaagagagagggCAAAGGTTGATATTCAGGTGCCTGAAGACAATAAGGCAGAAGCAGTGAAAAGATACCGCAGTATCAGACCAAAACCAGTGGTGGTTGTGCAGGCGTTCGCACCACTGACTCCTGCAGCAATCGTAGAGACACCGTCTCGTGAGCAGGACTCATTTTTAAATGGTTCACTCACCAATAAATGTGTGAGTTCCAAGCCCAGTGATGCTACATCAGCTAAATCAAGTGATCTAAGCAGAAATACACGTTCAGCCGTCCCTAAGGCGCTGCACAGGTGCCATGTTTGTAACCATACATTCCAGTTCAAGCACCATCTCCAGGACCACATGAACACGCACACGAGCAGGCGGCCCTACAGCTGCAGGATCTGCAGGAAGGCATATATCCATTCTGGGAGCCTGAGCACCCATATGAAGCTTCATCACAATGAAGGCAAATCCAAAAAGCTGGTGTGCTGTGAATTCTGTGCTAAAGTTTTTGGCCATGCAAAAGTGTACTTTGGCCACCTCAGAGAAGTCCACAGGGTTGTTATCAGCACAGAGCCCTACACTAGCGAGCAACAGGTTCAAGATACTTTAAAGAAGAGAGACAGGAATATAAAAGAGGCagaagaagctgcagagag GGGAAATAAGTGCAATTTTGAGGACCTGTTCCATAACCCGGGAGGAGTGAAATTACAGGTCAAATGTGGTCGATGCCAGTTTATTGCAGAGTCTTTTGGTGAAATGAAGTTTCACTTATTGTGCTGTCATGGAGAAGAGATTCAGGGAAGAGTGAAGGAAGGGGTTTTGCAAGGAAGCAGAGGAACAAAGGGGAAACTGGTCAAGCATACAACCCTCGTGTGGAAACAGCACAATGAGAGAAGACATTTAGCAAAGTGCAGTGCCCGTCAGGAGGAGCTGTATAATGTTCCAAAACCAAAGAGACAGATGTATTTCCACCACCAAAATAATGTCAATATAGTACCTAAAAGTGAACCAACCCAGTCAGGAAGTAGTGAAGCCTCTAAGGAGATGCAAAATGTGGGGTTTggcacacaaaggaaaaaaatagaattttggTCTAAAGCGGGCTATAACTGCATCTTATGCAAACAGTTatttggaaggaaagaagaTCTTTGTCATCATTGGCAGAGTCATCATAATTGTGAAGACCCTTCCACTTTATGGACAATTTTTACTTTGGTATCAAAACAAGGAATTATTGAACTTTCTGGAAATGGTGAATATTGA
- the ZNF438 gene encoding zinc finger protein 438 isoform X4 has protein sequence MVPKILTSGVVSCLQSSLPEPMTPISASGSKPLVVPAQNYAVMQVAAHKGTFSLLAVPCVAPALTQQVQQSTVAPSENLKLPIPRYQSVRNKLLSHKKPAQISGLSARNKIPTRALISSQTSPMTTLHEECPETHCSSDSTEQGMIIDCDSAEIGVSTLVNKSNCVESRSLLMNKAKIASNNISGPSVVEDSLSKPASTTNPMKLSLHSVKTASETTRESLLTSEKLKEKPTNSANPVTVLSPAVFGSTIQMTPSAPKGKLPILPYSRMKNSVFCKSKQNINVMDIPGHSLKSECEKIPSLMKTTAFDKQFDVSFTQVPKQSIRENTFSPSSKEDDVGSLKKLSSATSKRRGRKKRAPEDLLAFQAKRRKCIINKFREGRERAKVDIQVPEDNKAEAVKRYRSIRPKPVVVVQAFAPLTPAAIVETPSREQDSFLNGSLTNKCVSSKPSDATSAKSSDLSRNTRSAVPKALHRCHVCNHTFQFKHHLQDHMNTHTSRRPYSCRICRKAYIHSGSLSTHMKLHHNEGKSKKLVCCEFCAKVFGHAKVYFGHLREVHRVVISTEPYTSEQQVQDTLKKRDRNIKEAEEAAERGNKCNFEDLFHNPGGVKLQVKCGRCQFIAESFGEMKFHLLCCHGEEIQGRVKEGVLQGSRGTKGKLVKHTTLVWKQHNERRHLAKCSARQEELYNVPKPKRQMYFHHQNNVNIVPKSEPTQSGSSEASKEMQNVGFGTQRKKIEFWSKAGYNCILCKQLFGRKEDLCHHWQSHHNCEDPSTLWTIFTLVSKQGIIELSGNGEY, from the exons ATGGTACCAAAAATTTTAACATCTGGAGTGGTTTCTTGCCTTCAGTCATCTTTGCCTGAGCCAATGACACCAATTTCAGCCTCAGGTTCGAAGCCCCTGGTGGTGCCAGCTCAGAACTATGCTGTCATGCAGGTGGCTGCTCACAAGGGCACATTTTCCCTGTTGGCTGTGCCGTGTGTTGCGCCTGCCCTAACTCAGCAAGTTCAGCAGTCGACTGTGGCCCCCTCTGAAAACTTAAAGCTGCCCATCCCCAGGTACCAATCTGTAAGAAATAAATTGCTGAGTCacaaaaaaccagcacaaatcTCTGGTTTGAGTGCACGCAACAAGATTCCTACCAGAGCACTGATCTCATCACAGACTTCCCCCATGACTACTCTACATGAAGAATGTCCTGAAACTCATTGTAGTTCTGATTCAACTGAGCAAGGGATGATAATAGACTGTGACTCAGCTGAAATTGGAGTTTCCACATTAGTGAATAAAAGCAATTGTGTGGAATCTAGATCTCTTTTAATGAACAAAGCTAAAATTGCTAGCAATAATATTTCTGGACCATCTGTAGTTGAAGACTCTCTGTCCAAGCCAGCAAGTACAACTAATCCCATGAAACTAAGTCTACACTCTGTGAAGACAGCATCGGAAACCACAAGAGAGTCACTCCTGACATCTGAGAAACTaaaggaaaaacccacaaattcTGCAAATCCTGTTACTGTCTTGTCACCAGCGGTTTTTGGCAGTACAATTCAGATGACTCCATCAGCACCAAAAGGAAAACTTCCTATTTTGCCTTACTCCAGaatgaaaaattcagtgttCTGTAAATCTAAGCAGAATATTAATGTTATGGACATACCTGGTCATTCACTAAAATCTGAATGTGAAAAGATACCATCTTTGATGAAAACCACAGCCTTTGATAAGCAATTTGATGTATCATTTACACAAGTCCCCAAACAATCCATTAGAGAAAACACCTTCTCTCCATCCAGCAAAGAGGATGATGTCGGCAGTCTTAAAAAATTGAGCAGTGCAACCTCTAAaagaagaggcaggaaaaaaagagcccCGGAAGATTTATTGGCTTTTCAGGCCAAGCGGAGGAAATGCATCATTAATAAGTttagagaaggaagagagagggCAAAGGTTGATATTCAGGTGCCTGAAGACAATAAGGCAGAAGCAGTGAAAAGATACCGCAGTATCAGACCAAAACCAGTGGTGGTTGTGCAGGCGTTCGCACCACTGACTCCTGCAGCAATCGTAGAGACACCGTCTCGTGAGCAGGACTCATTTTTAAATGGTTCACTCACCAATAAATGTGTGAGTTCCAAGCCCAGTGATGCTACATCAGCTAAATCAAGTGATCTAAGCAGAAATACACGTTCAGCCGTCCCTAAGGCGCTGCACAGGTGCCATGTTTGTAACCATACATTCCAGTTCAAGCACCATCTCCAGGACCACATGAACACGCACACGAGCAGGCGGCCCTACAGCTGCAGGATCTGCAGGAAGGCATATATCCATTCTGGGAGCCTGAGCACCCATATGAAGCTTCATCACAATGAAGGCAAATCCAAAAAGCTGGTGTGCTGTGAATTCTGTGCTAAAGTTTTTGGCCATGCAAAAGTGTACTTTGGCCACCTCAGAGAAGTCCACAGGGTTGTTATCAGCACAGAGCCCTACACTAGCGAGCAACAGGTTCAAGATACTTTAAAGAAGAGAGACAGGAATATAAAAGAGGCagaagaagctgcagagag GGGAAATAAGTGCAATTTTGAGGACCTGTTCCATAACCCGGGAGGAGTGAAATTACAGGTCAAATGTGGTCGATGCCAGTTTATTGCAGAGTCTTTTGGTGAAATGAAGTTTCACTTATTGTGCTGTCATGGAGAAGAGATTCAGGGAAGAGTGAAGGAAGGGGTTTTGCAAGGAAGCAGAGGAACAAAGGGGAAACTGGTCAAGCATACAACCCTCGTGTGGAAACAGCACAATGAGAGAAGACATTTAGCAAAGTGCAGTGCCCGTCAGGAGGAGCTGTATAATGTTCCAAAACCAAAGAGACAGATGTATTTCCACCACCAAAATAATGTCAATATAGTACCTAAAAGTGAACCAACCCAGTCAGGAAGTAGTGAAGCCTCTAAGGAGATGCAAAATGTGGGGTTTggcacacaaaggaaaaaaatagaattttggTCTAAAGCGGGCTATAACTGCATCTTATGCAAACAGTTatttggaaggaaagaagaTCTTTGTCATCATTGGCAGAGTCATCATAATTGTGAAGACCCTTCCACTTTATGGACAATTTTTACTTTGGTATCAAAACAAGGAATTATTGAACTTTCTGGAAATGGTGAATATTGA